One genomic region from Cetobacterium somerae encodes:
- a CDS encoding YaiI/YqxD family protein, translated as MKIIIDADACPVTDIAVKIAKEKKIQCLIICDNAHKIMRDEVETKVVSQGADAVDFAIISKTDKKDIIVTQDYGLASIILSKEAYAINQDGLIYSKFNIESLLFSRHMSQKMRNAGKRTKGPKKRTMNQNKDFEKNLIKLLEDINK; from the coding sequence ATGAAAATAATAATAGATGCAGATGCATGTCCTGTAACAGATATAGCTGTTAAAATAGCTAAAGAGAAAAAGATACAATGCTTAATAATATGTGATAATGCTCATAAAATAATGAGGGATGAAGTTGAGACAAAAGTTGTTTCTCAAGGTGCAGATGCAGTAGATTTTGCTATTATATCTAAGACTGATAAGAAAGATATAATAGTTACTCAAGATTATGGATTAGCTTCAATTATTTTGTCTAAAGAAGCTTATGCAATAAACCAAGATGGATTGATTTACAGTAAATTTAATATAGAAAGTTTACTTTTTAGTAGACATATGTCTCAGAAAATGAGAAATGCAGGAAAAAGAACAAAAGGTCCAAAGAAAAGAACTATGAATCAAAATAAAGATTTTGAAAAAAATTTAATAAAACTTTTAGAAGATATAAATAAATAG
- a CDS encoding zinc ribbon domain-containing protein — translation MNTNQCKNCGKELEKIGNEYICKNCNKKYVKKAYCPKDGIELEKLAACGSISYWCNKCNELKSRKDAIYKLEEVK, via the coding sequence ATGAATACTAATCAATGTAAGAATTGTGGAAAAGAATTAGAAAAAATTGGTAATGAGTATATTTGTAAAAATTGTAATAAAAAATATGTAAAAAAAGCTTATTGTCCAAAAGATGGAATTGAACTTGAAAAATTAGCTGCATGTGGATCAATAAGCTATTGGTGTAACAAATGCAATGAACTAAAATCAAGAAAAGATGCTATTTATAAATTGGAAGAAGTAAAATAG
- a CDS encoding C-GCAxxG-C-C family (seleno)protein, giving the protein MNKEISIKKVKFDAEEAYRVGDFFCSEAIVNSIRNNIAPEMPEALIAVASGFPVGIGKSKCVCGAVSGGVMAISYFFGRTKGGDTKVNKNLELAYELQEEFRKNHKVLCCKVLTHGMDMGAKEHKNQCVSFTGEVAEVAATIIARELGLKIID; this is encoded by the coding sequence AAATTTGATGCGGAAGAAGCTTATAGAGTTGGAGATTTTTTCTGCTCAGAAGCAATAGTTAACTCTATTAGAAATAATATTGCTCCTGAAATGCCAGAAGCATTAATTGCTGTTGCCTCTGGATTCCCAGTTGGTATTGGTAAATCTAAATGCGTTTGTGGTGCTGTTAGTGGTGGAGTTATGGCAATTAGTTATTTCTTTGGAAGAACTAAAGGTGGAGATACTAAAGTTAATAAAAATCTTGAACTAGCTTACGAATTACAAGAAGAGTTTAGAAAAAATCATAAAGTTTTATGTTGTAAAGTTTTAACTCATGGAATGGATATGGGAGCAAAAGAACATAAAAATCAATGTGTTTCTTTTACAGGAGAAGTTGCTGAAGTTGCTGCAACTATAATTGCTAGAGAACTTGGTCTTAAAATTATTGACTAA
- a CDS encoding M42 family metallopeptidase has protein sequence MDTIKLLEKLSNLHGAPGHEQEVLEFIKDNMKGYICERDSINNLYIKTNIEQDKPVVALDCHSDEVGFIVEGIKANGTITFLPLGGWHITNIPAHSVVIRNFKGDYIKGVVSSKPPHFMTAEEKQRLPKMEELVIDIGTSSYEETVELYGIEVGNPITPDVMFSYDEKIEVVRGKAFDNRLGCAIVMEIMKEIKSKELKVEAVGVVSAQEEVGLRGAQVAANTVRPDFAIIFEGSPADDTFKDTFSSKGAIGKGVQLRVLDAGMVSNPRVQEFVKNIAIKNHIPFQVIARSGGSTNGGKYHIAEKSIPTVVIGIPTRYIHTHYTYASVKDYKNAICLGKKILEELSKDIIKSF, from the coding sequence ATGGATACAATTAAATTATTAGAAAAATTGTCAAATTTACATGGAGCACCAGGTCATGAACAAGAAGTTTTAGAATTTATAAAAGATAATATGAAAGGTTATATTTGTGAGAGAGATTCCATAAATAATCTTTATATAAAAACGAATATAGAACAAGATAAACCTGTTGTAGCGCTAGATTGTCATAGTGATGAAGTTGGTTTTATAGTAGAAGGAATTAAAGCCAATGGAACTATAACATTTTTACCTTTAGGAGGATGGCATATAACGAATATTCCAGCACATTCAGTTGTTATAAGAAATTTCAAAGGAGACTATATAAAGGGAGTTGTATCATCTAAACCACCTCACTTTATGACAGCAGAAGAAAAGCAAAGATTGCCGAAGATGGAAGAATTGGTTATAGATATTGGAACTAGTTCATATGAAGAAACTGTAGAATTATATGGAATAGAAGTTGGAAATCCAATAACACCAGATGTGATGTTTTCATATGATGAAAAGATAGAGGTTGTTAGAGGAAAAGCTTTTGACAATAGACTTGGATGCGCTATTGTAATGGAAATTATGAAAGAGATAAAATCTAAAGAATTAAAAGTAGAAGCAGTAGGAGTAGTAAGTGCTCAAGAAGAGGTTGGGTTAAGAGGAGCTCAAGTAGCTGCAAATACAGTAAGACCTGATTTTGCAATTATTTTTGAAGGATCACCTGCAGATGATACATTTAAAGATACTTTTTCATCAAAAGGTGCTATAGGAAAAGGAGTACAACTTAGAGTTTTAGATGCAGGAATGGTTTCAAATCCTAGAGTTCAAGAATTTGTAAAAAATATTGCAATTAAGAATCATATTCCATTTCAAGTTATAGCAAGAAGTGGTGGAAGTACAAATGGTGGAAAATATCATATAGCTGAAAAAAGTATTCCAACAGTTGTTATTGGAATTCCAACAAGATATATTCATACCCATTATACATATGCATCAGTAAAAGATTATAAGAATGCAATTTGTTTAGGGAAAAAGATATTAGAAGAATTATCAAAAGATATAATAAAAAGTTTTTAA
- a CDS encoding YoaK family protein, whose translation MKDKDYYIIVASICFFSGFINILTLTYFSYPISHYSGTFTLVAKYIYDIRFYKKLSELIIMIFCFMGGSIFSSVISTNFQEINIKRYGKVIIIFGSIVLISYFLDKTNKLFLFFLTLTMGFQNGMSIRFKGSLIRSTHMTGNLTDLGSYIGKVLKGEKDKIENISLSALEIGQYILGGIVALILLVFFKSYTLLLYGILYISCGLYMSSRK comes from the coding sequence ATGAAAGATAAAGATTATTATATAATAGTAGCATCGATTTGTTTTTTTAGTGGATTTATAAATATTCTAACGTTAACTTATTTTAGTTATCCAATATCACATTATTCAGGAACATTTACTTTAGTTGCAAAATATATTTATGATATTAGATTTTATAAAAAATTGAGTGAACTTATTATAATGATATTTTGTTTTATGGGTGGTTCAATTTTTTCTTCTGTCATAAGTACTAATTTTCAAGAGATAAATATTAAGCGGTATGGAAAAGTAATTATAATTTTTGGTAGTATAGTACTAATAAGCTACTTTCTAGATAAAACTAATAAGTTATTTTTATTTTTTTTAACGTTAACTATGGGATTTCAAAATGGAATGTCAATAAGATTTAAAGGTAGTTTAATAAGAAGTACTCATATGACTGGAAATTTAACTGATTTAGGGAGTTATATAGGAAAAGTTCTAAAGGGGGAAAAGGATAAAATTGAGAATATATCCCTATCAGCTTTAGAAATAGGACAGTATATTTTAGGGGGAATAGTTGCTTTAATTTTATTAGTTTTCTTTAAATCCTATACACTATTATTGTATGGGATACTTTATATAAGTTGTGGTTTATATATGAGTTCAAGAAAATAA
- the gltS gene encoding sodium/glutamate symporter, with protein sequence MNFSIDNLGFLISFNMIGTLAIGLISLYIGLYIKNHSKFFNKFGIPAPVIGGILFAVIHLIIRQLGIGTIKYDTTLQDPFMVVFFTTIGIGSSIAALKKGGKLLVIFWLLSGIMTFMQTVIGVGVAKITNIHPLYGVLAGSVSMSGGHGSAGAFGKTVEQLGVMGASTMALSSATFGLLAGGLLGAPLALYLIRKNNLKAVNIVGKDDVNFEEKFSYQNITADELLKHIAVLSIIMMIGTSFSSMLKSYFDLALPSYVGAMFVAIIFNNLNVKYNFISLNRNLIDILGITSLNIFLSMALISLRLWELASLAVPMFLILFAQVLFMAFFTSQIVFKAMGKDYDAAVMISGMCGSGLGATTNAMLNMGEISERHGYTVNPYLIVTLTGAFLIDIFQMPVIIGAINMFK encoded by the coding sequence ATGAATTTTTCAATTGATAATTTAGGTTTTTTAATTAGCTTTAATATGATTGGGACACTGGCGATTGGTTTAATTTCGCTATATATAGGATTGTATATAAAAAATCACTCTAAATTTTTTAATAAATTTGGAATTCCAGCACCAGTTATAGGAGGAATATTATTTGCAGTAATACATTTAATTATAAGGCAATTAGGAATTGGAACAATAAAATATGATACAACTTTGCAAGATCCCTTTATGGTAGTATTTTTTACAACAATTGGAATAGGTTCATCAATTGCAGCATTAAAAAAAGGTGGAAAACTATTAGTTATATTTTGGTTATTAAGTGGTATAATGACATTTATGCAGACTGTTATAGGAGTTGGCGTAGCCAAAATAACGAATATTCATCCTTTATATGGAGTTTTAGCTGGGTCTGTTTCTATGAGTGGGGGCCACGGATCTGCTGGAGCTTTTGGAAAAACGGTTGAACAATTAGGTGTTATGGGAGCAAGTACAATGGCTCTTTCGTCAGCAACATTTGGTTTATTAGCTGGAGGATTACTAGGAGCACCACTAGCATTATACCTGATAAGAAAAAATAATTTAAAAGCAGTAAACATAGTTGGAAAGGATGATGTTAATTTTGAAGAGAAATTTTCATATCAAAATATAACAGCGGATGAATTATTAAAGCATATAGCTGTACTTTCAATAATAATGATGATAGGAACTAGTTTTTCATCTATGTTAAAATCATATTTTGATTTAGCCCTTCCATCTTATGTTGGAGCAATGTTTGTTGCAATAATTTTTAATAATTTAAATGTAAAATATAATTTTATTAGCTTAAATAGGAATTTAATTGATATTTTGGGAATAACTTCTTTAAATATATTTCTATCAATGGCTTTAATTTCTTTAAGATTGTGGGAACTAGCTTCTCTAGCTGTACCGATGTTTTTAATTTTATTTGCTCAAGTTTTATTTATGGCATTTTTTACGAGTCAAATTGTATTTAAGGCAATGGGAAAAGATTATGATGCAGCGGTAATGATTTCAGGAATGTGTGGTTCAGGACTAGGAGCTACAACAAATGCAATGTTAAATATGGGTGAGATATCCGAAAGGCACGGATATACAGTTAACCCTTATTTAATAGTAACGTTAACAGGAGCATTTTTAATAGATATATTTCAAATGCCTGTAATTATCGGTGCAATAAATATGTTTAAATAA
- a CDS encoding ABC transporter substrate-binding protein has protein sequence MKKLFIVFFTLGLVIFGGCRKKESKEKEKLVFAQLSDPKTLDPQNSTDNYSQVAITQIYDRLFEIDEKNGTPVPSLVESYKKINDNVLEIVLKKGVKFTNGDNLTAEDVKFTLERAKENPKVAHLYKMIKDIKVLNNNTLEIITEEPFAPLLNHLSHKSSSIINKKEVLKNSENYFNNPTATGPYKVQNWALGDSITLISNENYYKGSPKIKTVIIKAVPEENSRVIGLETGEIDMSLDIPAISWEELEKSGKAKVYSAPSTTTGYVGLNTKSPTLSNKLLRQIIAMAIDKESIVDTIYLGKTKVANQFLAPPVFGYNKDALPQEYNVEKAQQLLEENGLVGTKLKISVSSPERVQVATIIQDQLKKIGIDLEIELLEWGAFLSQTGSGNTDMFIMGWGPSTYDGDYGYYPNIHTSQMGSNGNRAFYSNPKIDSLLELARKENDIEKRKGYYKEIQEVLNEDVPLIPLYHGNVVYGVNTNLKNIEATGYPEFYKYEF, from the coding sequence ATGAAAAAGTTATTTATTGTTTTTTTTACATTGGGATTGGTTATTTTTGGAGGATGTAGAAAAAAAGAGAGCAAAGAAAAAGAAAAATTAGTATTTGCTCAGTTAAGTGATCCTAAAACTTTAGATCCACAAAATTCAACTGATAATTATTCTCAGGTGGCTATTACACAAATATATGATAGACTATTTGAAATAGACGAAAAAAATGGAACTCCAGTTCCAAGTTTAGTTGAAAGTTATAAAAAAATTAATGATAATGTTTTAGAAATAGTGTTAAAAAAGGGTGTGAAATTTACAAATGGAGATAACTTAACTGCTGAAGATGTTAAGTTTACATTGGAAAGAGCTAAAGAAAATCCTAAGGTTGCTCATCTTTATAAGATGATTAAGGATATAAAAGTTTTAAATAATAATACATTAGAAATTATTACAGAAGAACCATTTGCACCTCTTTTAAATCATTTAAGTCATAAATCGTCATCAATTATTAATAAAAAAGAGGTTTTAAAAAATTCAGAAAATTATTTTAATAACCCTACAGCAACAGGACCATATAAAGTGCAAAATTGGGCATTAGGAGATAGTATAACTTTAATTTCAAATGAAAACTATTATAAAGGAAGTCCTAAAATAAAAACTGTTATAATAAAAGCAGTTCCTGAAGAAAATAGTAGAGTTATAGGTTTAGAAACAGGTGAAATTGATATGTCATTAGATATTCCTGCAATTTCGTGGGAAGAGCTAGAAAAAAGTGGAAAAGCTAAAGTTTATTCAGCTCCTTCTACAACAACAGGATATGTAGGATTAAATACAAAATCACCAACTTTATCAAATAAACTTTTAAGACAAATTATAGCTATGGCTATTGACAAAGAGAGTATTGTTGATACTATATATTTAGGAAAAACAAAAGTTGCTAATCAATTTTTAGCACCACCAGTTTTTGGATATAATAAAGATGCTTTACCTCAAGAATACAATGTTGAAAAAGCACAACAACTTTTAGAAGAAAATGGATTAGTTGGAACTAAATTAAAAATATCTGTAAGTAGTCCAGAAAGAGTTCAAGTGGCAACAATAATACAAGATCAATTAAAAAAGATAGGTATAGATTTAGAAATTGAACTACTAGAATGGGGAGCTTTTTTATCTCAAACAGGATCTGGGAACACAGATATGTTTATTATGGGATGGGGACCATCAACATACGATGGTGATTATGGGTATTATCCAAATATTCACACTAGCCAGATGGGAAGTAATGGGAATAGAGCATTTTATTCAAATCCAAAGATAGATAGTCTTTTAGAATTAGCTAGAAAAGAGAATGACATAGAAAAGCGAAAGGGATATTATAAAGAGATTCAAGAGGTTTTAAATGAAGATGTTCCTTTAATTCCTTTATACCATGGAAATGTTGTTTATGGAGTTAATACTAATCTAAAAAATATTGAAGCAACAGGATATCCGGAGTTTTATAAATATGAATTTTAG
- a CDS encoding glycosyltransferase family 9 protein — translation MKKLGYIIGKLFLDKKRNLQVIGKKVLINDCQKIGNYLFKTPLIKGLALNGYEVSILASKVTKELALANPYIKEIIIDNTYQKKSFDIFKNIKTGIKYRNKFDYYIELVGSIYLRELILMKLLNAKKIIGIERKYGKHFDIIDKITKKQNHMRENGIEILKAFGIKDPGGTYDIHFDKKNKYDKLLKKKPLILYNGTASTISRSIPMEKENSILNNLANIKWAEVKKIEKENSILDLCSLIKKADLVISVDTGITHIASAFNIPTIVHKSNENVYPKSSISIENSLYDDNLYKMAEDILEYIYTMSA, via the coding sequence ATGAAAAAATTGGGATATATTATTGGAAAATTATTTTTAGATAAAAAAAGAAACCTTCAAGTAATAGGAAAAAAAGTTTTAATTAACGATTGTCAAAAAATAGGAAATTACTTATTTAAAACACCCTTAATAAAAGGATTAGCTTTAAATGGATATGAAGTATCTATTTTAGCTAGTAAGGTTACAAAAGAATTGGCCTTAGCAAATCCCTATATAAAAGAGATTATTATAGATAATACTTATCAAAAAAAATCTTTTGATATTTTTAAAAATATTAAAACTGGAATAAAATATCGAAATAAATTTGATTATTATATTGAACTAGTTGGAAGTATCTATTTAAGAGAACTAATTCTTATGAAATTGCTAAATGCAAAAAAAATTATTGGAATTGAAAGAAAATATGGTAAACATTTTGATATTATTGATAAAATAACTAAAAAACAAAATCACATGAGAGAGAATGGAATTGAAATATTAAAAGCATTTGGAATAAAAGACCCTGGAGGGACTTATGATATTCATTTTGATAAAAAAAATAAATATGATAAACTTTTAAAGAAAAAACCTTTAATTTTATATAACGGAACTGCTTCAACTATTTCAAGAAGTATTCCTATGGAAAAAGAAAATTCTATACTCAATAATCTTGCTAATATAAAATGGGCTGAAGTAAAAAAAATAGAAAAAGAAAATTCTATTTTAGATTTATGCAGTTTAATTAAAAAAGCTGATTTAGTAATCTCTGTGGATACAGGAATTACTCATATCGCTTCTGCCTTCAATATACCTACTATAGTTCACAAAAGCAATGAAAATGTCTATCCTAAAAGTAGTATAAGTATTGAAAATTCATTATATGATGACAATTTATATAAAATGGCTGAGGATATTTTAGAATATATTTATACTATGTCTGCATAA
- a CDS encoding GNAT family N-acetyltransferase → MFKGKKIKLRAYNSNEVERVLKLIEEDNLRDTLSIGTIFPLSYEFQKSFMDKNLAPNGELFNFAIESLETNEYIGGCGINSLDRKNSVVTIGLWIGKEYHGCGFGSDTLRVLCKFLFEEMNIHKIKLDYFEFNEAGRRCYEAVGFKEEGRNRKELYRYGKYYDTINMGLFKDELK, encoded by the coding sequence ATGTTTAAAGGTAAAAAAATCAAGCTTAGAGCTTATAATTCAAATGAAGTTGAAAGAGTTTTAAAATTAATTGAAGAAGATAATCTAAGGGATACTCTATCAATTGGAACTATTTTTCCATTGTCTTATGAATTTCAAAAAAGCTTTATGGATAAGAATCTAGCTCCTAACGGAGAACTTTTTAATTTTGCAATTGAATCTCTTGAAACTAATGAATATATTGGAGGATGTGGGATAAATAGCCTAGATCGAAAAAATAGTGTGGTTACAATTGGGCTATGGATTGGCAAAGAATATCATGGATGTGGTTTTGGTTCTGATACTTTAAGAGTTCTTTGTAAATTTTTATTTGAAGAAATGAATATTCATAAAATAAAATTAGATTATTTTGAATTTAATGAAGCTGGTAGAAGATGTTATGAAGCTGTAGGTTTTAAAGAGGAAGGAAGAAATAGAAAAGAATTGTATAGATATGGTAAGTATTACGATACTATCAATATGGGACTATTTAAAGATGAATTAAAGTAA
- a CDS encoding VOC family protein, with amino-acid sequence MKFVFNHFNINVLNLEKSIEFYEKALGLKEVRRKEAADGSYVLVYMGDGETGFTIELTWLRDREEAYDLGDEEFHLAFVTDNYEEAYKKHSEMGCICYENTAMGIYFINDPDGYWLEVIPPRK; translated from the coding sequence ATGAAATTTGTTTTTAATCATTTTAATATTAATGTTTTAAATCTTGAAAAAAGTATAGAATTTTATGAAAAAGCTTTAGGATTAAAGGAAGTAAGAAGAAAAGAAGCAGCAGATGGTAGTTATGTTTTAGTTTATATGGGAGATGGAGAAACAGGATTTACTATCGAGCTTACATGGTTAAGAGATAGAGAAGAAGCTTATGATTTAGGAGATGAGGAGTTTCATCTAGCTTTCGTAACAGATAACTATGAAGAAGCATATAAAAAGCATAGTGAAATGGGATGTATTTGCTATGAAAACACAGCCATGGGAATTTATTTTATCAATGATCCAGATGGATATTGGCTAGAAGTTATTCCACCAAGAAAATAA
- a CDS encoding cytochrome c biogenesis protein/redoxin — MEVGLLFYSLTFLGGFLSFFSPCVIPIIPIYFSFLAGNGKKSDCYGNIIYNQKKVFFNTLFFIFGISTSFFILGVSFTTIGDFAFSQKDIISKIGGVIIIILGLFQLGIIKLNPLHKEKRIAYSDKKITPFVAFITGFTFSFAWTPCVGPILSSVLILAATLKDNSIGNLLIFIYSLGFVIPFLLIGLFTTTLLNFFKSKQNFLKYTVKIAGGFLVIIGTLTFLGYTNQLSNYFIPSTLNGSMTNNTETILNKDSYRLLDQYGNEHILSNYKGKVVFLNFWATWCPPCKEEMPIIEELYKEFGENKNDVIILGITNPVTEENPNGQDKNIDEIKYFLQENNYSFPTVFDKTGIYFDNFKIRAFPTTYIIGKDGEIKTAIPGAMTKQQMLKLIKDNI; from the coding sequence ATGGAAGTTGGATTACTTTTTTATTCTTTAACTTTTTTAGGAGGATTTCTCTCTTTTTTCTCTCCATGTGTAATACCTATAATTCCCATTTATTTTAGTTTTTTAGCTGGGAATGGAAAAAAAAGTGACTGCTATGGAAATATTATTTATAATCAAAAGAAAGTTTTTTTTAACACTCTATTTTTTATATTTGGTATTTCCACTTCATTCTTTATTTTAGGCGTTTCTTTTACTACAATTGGTGATTTTGCATTTAGTCAAAAAGATATAATCTCTAAAATAGGTGGAGTTATTATTATTATTCTAGGTTTATTTCAACTTGGAATAATTAAATTAAATCCTCTACACAAAGAAAAAAGAATTGCTTATAGCGATAAAAAAATAACGCCTTTTGTAGCGTTTATAACTGGTTTCACATTTAGTTTTGCTTGGACTCCCTGTGTTGGACCAATTCTTTCTTCAGTTTTAATTTTAGCAGCTACTTTAAAGGATAATAGTATTGGAAATTTATTAATATTTATTTATTCATTAGGTTTTGTTATACCTTTTTTATTGATAGGACTATTTACAACAACCTTATTAAACTTTTTTAAATCTAAGCAAAATTTTTTAAAGTACACAGTTAAAATTGCTGGAGGATTTTTAGTAATTATAGGTACACTTACATTTTTAGGATATACGAATCAACTATCTAATTATTTTATTCCATCAACACTCAATGGTTCAATGACTAATAATACAGAAACCATTTTAAATAAAGATAGTTATCGTTTATTAGACCAATATGGCAATGAACATATTTTATCCAACTATAAAGGTAAAGTTGTTTTTCTAAATTTTTGGGCTACTTGGTGTCCACCTTGTAAAGAAGAAATGCCAATCATTGAAGAACTTTATAAAGAATTTGGAGAAAATAAAAATGATGTTATTATACTAGGAATAACAAATCCTGTTACAGAAGAAAATCCAAACGGACAAGATAAAAATATTGATGAGATTAAATATTTTTTACAAGAAAATAACTATTCTTTTCCTACAGTTTTTGATAAAACGGGTATATATTTTGATAACTTTAAAATTCGAGCTTTTCCAACTACATATATCATTGGAAAAGATGGTGAAATAAAAACTGCCATTCCAGGAGCTATGACAAAGCAACAAATGTTAAAGCTTATTAAAGATAATATTTAA
- a CDS encoding MBL fold metallo-hydrolase translates to MKNLKIYYIYHSCFVVETKNYLIVFDYFKKPLKNRDDDISLDKKILNTKKKVLIFSSHSHYDHFNKEIFSWKNKFRIIEYILSSDIIFNNELQSCHKISENEVLDINEVKIKAYGSTDLGVSFLVEVDTLKIFHAGDLNWWYWKDDTPDEEKSMKEYYQKIIEQIRKNNNIDIAFFPVDPRLEEFYYLGGEYFAENVKPKLMIPMHFDENFYICKEFKEKIERFDIEGALIERTNYLLKFKTDI, encoded by the coding sequence ATGAAAAATTTGAAAATATACTATATTTATCATAGTTGCTTTGTAGTTGAAACAAAAAATTATCTTATAGTTTTTGATTATTTTAAAAAACCTTTAAAAAATAGAGATGATGATATATCGTTAGATAAAAAAATTTTAAATACTAAAAAGAAAGTATTAATTTTTTCATCTCATAGTCATTACGATCATTTTAATAAAGAAATTTTTTCTTGGAAAAATAAATTTAGAATAATTGAATATATTTTAAGTAGTGATATTATTTTTAATAATGAATTACAAAGTTGTCATAAAATTTCTGAGAATGAAGTTCTTGACATAAATGAAGTAAAAATAAAAGCATATGGATCCACGGATTTAGGAGTTTCTTTTTTAGTTGAAGTAGATACATTGAAAATATTTCATGCAGGGGATTTAAATTGGTGGTATTGGAAAGATGATACACCAGATGAGGAAAAATCTATGAAAGAATATTATCAAAAAATTATCGAACAAATTAGAAAGAATAATAATATTGATATAGCATTTTTTCCAGTAGACCCTAGATTAGAGGAGTTTTATTATTTAGGAGGTGAATATTTTGCTGAGAATGTAAAACCAAAACTAATGATACCAATGCATTTTGATGAAAATTTTTATATATGTAAAGAATTTAAAGAAAAAATTGAGAGATTTGATATAGAAGGAGCTTTAATAGAAAGAACTAACTATTTACTAAAATTTAAAACCGATATTTAG